The genomic region GGGAGGTGTTAGTGATCTCCATTTATGAATGTCTGTTAAAATTTCAGCCAAGGAGCATGTTGTAGGTTGGTATAGCACTGGGCCAAAACTCAAGGAGAATGATCTGGATATTCACAGTTTATTCCACAAGTAAGATCATGTAAATTAGCATATGCGTGCATTAAGCGGCATTGTGCATTTTTCCCAATATGCGCTTTTCCTTCATCTCTTTACTACAGTCCTGATTTTATTAAATGCGTGACTATCAAGGCTGGTCGTTTAGATTAATGAATGAATGTTATACTAATACACACATACGCACTGTTTCTCAGCTTGGAATATTATGATTGTTgtgcttaatttttatttgtttataaagTAAAGTTCTTTATGGTATGTAGCTATGTCCCAAACCCAGTCCTCGTCATTATTGATGTCCAGCCTAAGGAGTTGGGAATACCCACCAAAGCCTACTATGATGTCGAAGAAGTTAAAGAGGTAACCATGGATTTACATCTTCTTATTTGGCTGCTATCCCTTGTTTAAATGTTGAGAACATAGTTATTACTAGATTTCTGACAAGCTCCTTTGTATGGCCACCAATGCAACTAACTTAAAAGATTTGAATACAGAATGCAACTCAAAAAAGCCAGAAGATTTTTGTTCATGTGCCGTCAGAAATTGCTGCTCACGAGGTTGAGGAAATTGGTATGCCATAGGACGAATAGTTACATTTTCTTGTTAACAACTTATCCCTGTTCAAAAGCTGTAGGACATACAAGCATACACTTCTTTGTTGTTTAAAATCCTAGCCTACTAAATGTGTTATGTTGTTATTTATCAACAGGAGTGGAACACTTACTAAGAGATGTGAAGGATACAACCATCAGTACACTTGCAAATGAGGTTTTTCAACatataatttctttttcctttttgggcatcttgttttccttttcaaaaTGAAAAGATGAAGTCCAGTTTGATTTTAACCTACAGAAAGAAACTTGAGAATGAATGTTAAAAGCATCTACATATTTAATGAATTTGAAGGAATACACTTACCTTTCGTATTTACAGGTTACTGGAAAACTGACTGCTCTAAAGGGTTTGGATGCACGGTTACGAGAAATACGCAGTTACCTAGATCTTGTCATTGATGAGACGCTCCCACTAAATCATGAGATACTTTACCATTTGCAGGTACATTTTTCATTCCTTATTTATACATTACCGTTATCGCTTATTATGACTACCTTGTTGTGTTTCTTGTTCTTGCTGCATACTCACTTTTCTtactttttgtgtatttattatataataagtCATATTGAGGttgttttttgaaatgtcaGGACGTGTTCAATCTACTTCCAAATCTCAATGTGGCAGATTTAGTCAAGGGATTTTCAGGtataaaagcaaaaatatctagTGTGTGAGTTCAGTAATTTAGATAGCTCTACTCTTTAATGCAGGCcttttgatgtatatttccCTTCTCTATGCAGTAAAAACAAATGACATGATGTTGGTTATTTATCTTTCTTCTCTCATCCGAAGCGTCATCGCCCTCCACAACTTGATCAACAACAAGGTAACCATGCCCTTTTAACTCTTCATCCCACTCTGTCAACCAGACGCATACAACCGCACCACGCGTTTTGAACTTTCTTCTGAGGGTTTAGAATCCCCTTGTACCTCCCTCTTATATAGCTCTATCTGAGCTGAACTGAAGTAACACCTTATAGGAGTTCACCACCACTGTTAATGTTCCTTTCTTTCTGGAACACGAGTTTCTGTACATGTGCAATATAAAGAGTGAATATTCTGCCCCGTGCAAGGTTTTTGTTTCCCCTAATTCGTTCCAAAAGATATGAAACTAttcttctcaaaaaaagaaaaataataaattgcaAATCTATTAATCTTGTCAAACTCCCCGCTTCTCCCAGTAGGTCAGACAATATGAGTCGGGGGTTTGTGTGTGCTAACCTTTTGTGCCTCTTAACAGATGAGATTGTGAATGTGCTACTTTAGATTGGAAATTTAAAAGGCTATGCTACTAATATGTTGTACTTATAATAAACCCCAACAGATcagataaaaaaaagttgggaacCCGAGGGTGCGGTCACGGTTGCATTTCTTTATTAAAGAATTAGAGTATGGTACTTTCTATCGAATTTAAATGGATATCTTCTGGCAGATTGAATGATATATCTCTATGATTTTCTCACATCTGTTTTCCAGGtgctaaacaaagaacatgagaAAGCTGAGGATGCAAAGCCAGCAACCGTCCCGTCTGCCGCTGGCAGCTGAAAGACATGATTTGCTGGTGACTGGGGTTTCAACCGTTGTGACACTGCCTTAACTTTCGTTGTGGAGTCAATTCGATCTGCTACTTTCGAGgcttttattgaaaattttgtacTCAAGATTGACAGGATTTGCAGGTGGAGATATTTCTGTCATTGATTTGTTACACTATACGAGTAGACTCTCGATGCATTTCTCCGATTGACAAGCATTCATATTTAATCAGTACCAAGCTAGTTTGCTTAAAAATTAGAACAACGACCTCCTTTGGAAATAAGTGCTACCATTTcgtgattgaagatcaaaccgTATGAGCACCATGCGTAATGGAAATAATCGGATTGATGGTGACATTGCAATGTCGTGTTTTTAATCCACGTGTCATAATGCAAGTGGATGGTCATATTATCACATTTTGATATTTATTCCATGTGTTATGATATGAATGGACGATGGAGTTAGCTTTAGTGTGACGTCatatcaaataattaaaaatttagagTGTAACATAAAAAGAGGATGAATTAGGCTGTGTTTAAGTCCAAAACTAATTTAGGTATGTTCCAAAGCAACGAAAGGCAAAATTTTCGATATGTCACTTGAATGTTTGCCCAAGTGGCTAATTTAGGTTAGTCCAAAACCATGGGTGcaattatttttttccaaagTCGCGAATTAAAGCTCTTATAAAAGTTTAATTGGCAAACTCAAGGACTTGGCTAAAATGATcttatcaaatttcaattgttgAAATGAATGGACTTTCAGTATGTTGTTCATGTTCGGCCTATACATACTTAATTTGTATTGTcgatatttaattttgattagttCAACAATTCGTGGAATTAATTTATGATCATTTAGGtcaatttacaaaataaaatgtcacCAACAAAGCAACTACACGTCGTTTAGTTGATAATCCGGGGCAACGACACAGCGTTTTAGTACATGTACCTCTTTACCCAAAACCCACGGTGGCGGCATAGCCACTTCAGCGCTGCCGCCCCTGGTAAAACAATAAAGTAGAAACGAGCCAGACGAGGAGGGTTTAGGATTTTCCGGTACCGCGCCCCGCCTGAGAACAACCCAACTCTGAACTTTACCTCTCCACTGTTTCTGTGAGAACATAGAAAGATGGGGAAAGCTTCAAGGGATAAGAGGGATATCTACTACCGGAAAGCAAAAGAAGAAGGATGGCGTGCACGCAGCGCCTTCAAGCTCCTCCAGATCGACGAGGAGTTCAATATTTTCGACGGCGTCAAGCGGGTCGTCGATCTCTGTGCCGCCCCTGGTAGCTGGAGTCAGGTATCAAACGATTCATATATCGTAATATCTATATTGTCCTTACTGTGATTACGCCGAAAACCCAATTCAAAGTTCCTAATTTTGGTTTTGATGCGTAATTTGGTGTAGGTTTTGAGTAGGAAATTGTATCTCCCAGCAAAGAGTTCATCTGATTCTAAGTAAgttttcatgtcattttcaGCTGCTAGTAGTTTTTAATCTTGTTCTAACATACAATGATCCTAACTTGATCCTTCCCCTATTTTTTCAGAGATGGCGATGTTCCGCTTATCGTAGCTATTGATTTGCAGCCAATGGCTCCGATTGAAGGTGTTATTCAAGTCCAGGGTGATATAACTAATGCCCGAACCGCTGAAGTGGTAACAATCAGCTACATTTCTAGTTTCCCTTCTATACATATTGTTCGTTATCATGGTATGGTGGTATGTGTTGTAATCCGGTTTTTGTTTATCTGATTTTTTTCGTAACACTTTAGGTCATCAGACATTTCGACGGTTGCAAAGCTGACCTGGTTGTGTGTGATGGTGCTCCTGATGGTATGCTGCGTTTCTGGTTTTATGGTCCACTGCGTTGTTACTgctttcatttataagtaaTGTCTGCTTAGGTGTGCTTTATCTGATTTGCAGTAACTGGCCTTCATGACATGGATGAATTTGTTCAGTCCCAGCTGATACTAGCGGTAAGTATCCCGGAAGTCCTTGCAAGGCAATTTAACATTATAAAAGTTTGCATGATAAGTACCTGTTTTAGAATGCACCATATCATCATTTGTTGTCCATTCTTGTTACTTTACATTGCATTCAATCTTTCTAACCCATATGTATGCTGTTGAGCTTTGTATGGTATTGATATCACCCGGTGGGTCTTCCTTGTAGGGTTTAACAATTGTGACTCATGTACTTAAAGAGGGTGGTAAATTTATAGCAAAGATATTCCGTGGAAAAGATACAAGTCTTCTGTACTGTCAGGTAGTTTAAAGCTCACAAATTTGGGATCCTAAAAACTTGTTGCAACAATGTATTCTGCATTTTTTTCTTATGTTTGGCATCAAGAATCATGATTTCATTAAATGAATATCCTTGTTGTTTTGCCCATTTGGTTGCAGCTGAAACTATTTTTCCCCATCGTGACTTTTGCAAAGCCGAAAAGCAGCCGCAACTCCAGCATAGGTAACAGATTGATCATCAATCTTATATTATGGTCTATCTGCAGTCATTTGAAAACTAAAGTTCAGAACGATTAATTGTGGGTTGTggttatgtgaaaaaaaaaagggagggcTCTTTTTCGTTGTTTATATAAGttggaatttgaatataattCTGGTCTAGAATTCTAGATATATAAGTGCCTCTTGAAATGCTGCTGAACGAAGTCTTCCATCATATCTAAATTCAATTCCTTAGAGGGCATCCAGCATGGCATGAGCGGCACAGATTTCTGAATATATTAACATAACATGGTAgtgtgcttttgttgtgtcATACTAATGCTGGTATTTCATGTTATACAGAGGCATTTGCAGTCTGTGAGAATTATTCCCCTCCTGATGGGTTCAACCCTAAGGATCTGCATCGCCTGCTAGAAAAGGTGGGAAGCCCCTCCGGAGCAGATGATCTAGGTATATACATTTAGACTCTTATGGTTCATAAAAATTACAGTATTTATAGCCATTCTTGCAATTCTTTGGTGATGTGTAATGAATTTGTACAGTCACAGTTCAAAATTTGAATGAAGAGCACAGCTTCATTgtatttttggattttgataTGGCAGTAATTGAAGTTATTTTGGCAGATTGCCGTAGCGGGTGGTTGGAAGGGCCCAATAAGGTGTACATTCCATTTTTAGCATGTGGTGACCTCAGTGGGTACGACTCCGACCGCTCCTATCCGCTGCCTAAAGACGCCCAGGGAAGTTACCGGAGCTTGGATCCTGTACAGCCCCCAATTGCCCCTCCCTATAAGAGAGCTCTAGAAATGAAGAAAGCTTTCAGCCAGGGCATTACAGAGCTTGAGAAACTTTCGTTGGAATCTTGAACGTGTTTCGCTATCGTTTGTCATTCATACACAGAATCAAGCATCACTAGCAATCCTTAGATATCGTATAATTTAACTTATAGACGGGCTGGTGTCCCAATTTTTTAGAGAATTAGTGATCCTTCATTGTTGTAGCAGTGTGTGATGTCTCATGATATTTGATTGATCTTGGATTTACCATTGATCTTCCTGAGTAAATTCAGCTGCTTTGTTGGGTCAAAAGATTGAGATAAAGTTGATGTAAAAAGTGGGATATTCGTTGAGTTGAACAATTGTGGTCCAATCCAAAAGGGGCACGGGACTCTAGCCCCACAGCCCATGCTGATTCCTCTGAATTTATCAGTATCCATGAGTTGGTAACTTTGCATCCTGTTTGGTACTTGTAAGATATTCGACAGGTACTTCTTTGAATTTGAAGAATAAGCATGATTACATTTAGGCTGCAGGATTAAAAAAGTTTTAATCGCTTATGGTTATTCACTTGGGTTACAAGCTCTTGCTAATTACTGATTCGAACACAATACTTAGATTCCAGGGTTGGTGCTTTTAATCACCCAGTAATTACTGGTTTGAACTagtgtttaataaaaaaacgtaTCTTGGGGCGTGCTTAGTCGGTTTTGGAGTCGGGGCAGAGGTGAAATCACCTCTGCCCAGTGAGAGAAGGCATAAACTCGCCTAGACGTGGTCAAGGCGTGTTTAAGCGCCTAAGGTGTTTGATTGGGCATTCCCAAGACCCTTTAGCAATCCAAAATCTtgcttgaaatttgaaattttttgggaAACCTTTGCTTTGGTTCTATGTTGCAACAATGTCTTCACGAAGAAGAATTAAGGGTTTTTTCCATTTATTTAGAGAGACTTGGCCCAAAATGACGCCGTTTTGGCAAAGTCTTTAATCTTTGTAAATGACTTGATCCAAAACAACGTCATTTTAGCCAagtctaattttattttattttttatattcacAAACGtccccttcttcttccctaCCCAATACCCGATTATCTCTACTATATTTCACCTGATCCTCAATTCACTCTGCTATATTTCACCCAATCCCAAATCCCCAATTCCTCAAACCCTAAATTCTCAATCCCAATCCCATAtttcaattttaacccaatCTCATACTacattttgtttcaaaattcaagTTTTTAAGTATTCTAATCTCAATTTGGTAATGGTCAgtttgattgcttgttttattgatgatttgtttgttttacaaagcattacacacacacacacatatgtatatatatacatacaaattaaaaaaattatatctcGTGAGGCTTCGCCTCATGCCTCAAAGCTTTTGCTAGGTGAGGCTACCCATGAAATGCCTCGCATAGGCCttcgccttttaaaacattggttTGAACACAAGATTTTGCATTCAGGAACCACTCTTGACCACTTGATTTACGAGCTCTTACATAGACTATCAGTGATTGCTCAAAATTAAAGCAACTTGGTAAACAAAAATTCACACAAGATAATGTGATTTGCACTCGTTATGTATCTTTCTACATGTTACAGATAAATTTTGCATGCAACAACcgaaaacttttattttcttgCCTTTTTTATGAACACTAATCATTCTACAAGTCTCTTATTAACAAAAATTTCAAGCAATTGAATTTGTTCTCTGCAAAGAAGCAGCAGAATTCAGGAACTCGATGCAGTCCTCCAAAGCTTCAACTCGATGAGATTCCATAGGATCGGATACAGACCTTGACCTTGTCAGGTGGTTGGACGATGACACCTTCCTCGAAGTCCGCTTTCTTGCAGACATAATGCACACTGCTCTAGCCATGTTGGTTCTGAGAGTTCGTAGTAGTTTGATGGGTGTGGAGAGCACTTGTGTATCTTTGAGCAACCTGAAAGTCCAAATTCCGGTCACCCTGCTCCTGCTTCCACCAACTCTGGAGCATCCACCGCCGCCCTGTTTCAGATACAGAATTGGCTTTTCATTCACATCAGGACTGAAACTCACCCTCCTACTAGCTCTCGTTGACATtttacacagagagagagagagagagagagagagagagagagaagggttaTGATATGAAAAAAGTTAGCACTAGATTGTGGAGCAGAGAGAGGGCAGTTGGGTTTGTTATGACGAGTATTTATGGTGGGATTGGATTtgggaaaagagagaaaaggaaaagggggGATTGGATAcagaagggaaaagaaaaagagagggtTGGATTGGACTAAAATTGAGAAATGGTTTGTGTGTTGGTGTTAAAAAGCAAAATGCTGGTTTGACTACGAGACCGAGCAAGTGTTTGGCTCACGCTGTCACTCCACTGGGACGACTGGGTCATATTTATATACCTGCATGAGCCATGCACTTGGCGCGAGTGATGTAATAAGATGCTAAATTAATAGATCATTATTAAACCCACATTCTCTGCAGGCCGGCTTTTAAAGTTGATTAAAGGGTTAACTACGTTTATACTCTTCAAATTTAGAaatgattttttaaaataagttactgttttaaaaattttatttataccataatgtttttcaatcgtatcattttatgtttttggattgtttgactatatggtttttcattaaattgattGCGTTGCATGACAACGAATTGAATAGTTTGGTCCAAACATATCAATTATGACTCATACGCCAGCTTAGAAAGTGGTCTCACATATGGCATGTCATTTATTTAATGTAAGACTACACATTCAACtagacaaaatataaaaattggtACAATTTCAAAACCTCATTATGTAATGTAGAGATTTATTGATTGCTCATTTTAATCATTGTTAGCCCTTGCTTTGACTAGCCTCTTGCCACACTTATGTGTGTGGCAATagacttttttaattaaatttatatttaaaaataaataaatttataatttatgtaatttataaataatttaataatacgaaatataataatttaactACCCCAACCTGGGATGGTTTTAAATCACatatattattttacttttttcagCCTTATTAATTAAGTCAATTTTTCCAACATTTATATGTAGGGAGAGGCAAATTTGGTATTTCAAAGATTTCACCAAATTAGCACCCTCTCTTTATACATAGAGATTAATCACAATGACACTATTTGGCTTTTTACATGCAGTGACGGTTTTGGTGGTGCCCTTGAACAGGGCTCCCAATCCTAAAGGGCCCTTAAAAGACAATATCATATACACATGTACCAACTTGGTTTGtcgcaaacaaaaaaaaaaacttcatttttgaaaattttctagaTTCTGCATGTGAATAAGAGAACacatgatttttggatttttgactatatagtttttcattaaattgatgTCATTGTAGGTGTGAGACTTAGTTACGAGATACAATGTATGTTACATTTGCACCAAAAGTATTCATCATGGAGCTTTATTGTTTCCTTAATGAACGCTTCATGTCCCCAAACGATAGCGAATTGGATAGTTTGGTCCAAACATTTCAACTATGGCTTATACATCAGCCTAGAAAGTGGTCTCACATATAGCATGTCATCGATTTAATGTAAGACTACACGTTCAAACAGATGGAATATAAAAATTGGTACAATATCAAAACCTCATGATGTGATGTAGAAAATTATAAATTCATGGCTCATTTTAAACACTGCTAGCCCTTGCTTTGACTATCCTCTTGCCACACATGTATGTGTGTGGCaatagactttttttttttaattaaatatttattttttaaaatttatgtaatttatatataaattataaataatttaataatacaaaataaaatatttaaaaaaaaagttagtaaCTACCCCAACCTGGGATGGTTTAAATCACaatagcatatgggcacacaaaAAGTGTGtgagtaaattttttatttttgtttttgaaataaaaggagagaggaagagagtgatagagaatgtgggagtgggaagttttatttatttatttatttatatttagagatatgttaggattacatatgggtgaggctttgaaaaaaaaaaaacagcaaaatttggttgtgtgaaattacatttctaccccatatttcttattcaagttatgttttaattagaaggttaaattggtaatttcatagaattttggttgacaataagtattttattaattagtagagatatattattttattttttcagccTTAGTAATTAAGTCAGTCTTTCCAACATTTATATGTAGGGAGAGGCAAATTTGGTATTACAAGCGTTTCACCAAATTAGTCCCctctctttatatatagagattAATCAATATAACACAGTTTGACTTCTATTGTGTAGTGACGGTTTTGGACATGTGGAATAGGAAGCTATTGAATAGGGCTCCCAATCCTAAAGGGACCCTAAAAGATGATATCATCTACATATGTACCAATTTGGTTTGtcgcaacaaaaaaaaaaaaaaaaaaaaaaaaaacccttcatatttgaaattttttctagATTTTGCATGTGAGTAGAAATATGACCTCCATATGCATAATcacttttatatgtttttagTTTGGTTATGTTGGTTttgctctaatttttttttttttttatatagttaTAGTACACCATTATTGGTACAACTATAGACATATAAATTAGCTTTGTAgcaagaattttttattttattttttacaagaGTCCATTTATTGTCTACTGCATAAGAGCTCCTAAATCTCAGAGCCGACCCTACTTATGTGTAATGCCTCTTTCGTTTATGCTTGTAAATCACAAACTAACAAACGTGCAAAAGTAACTCATTAAAATGATAAAACGAAAAACTTGATGTGCACATATGAAACTGTGATTTGTCTGTAACGATAAAATGATTCTTTTATCTATGAGAAGTTAGGTATTTGTCTTGATTATGATTAGAGCTAAAGGTGGTTATATATTATTACCAATCAGCTGGCACTAATAGTAGGTATGATTAGCATgggaaaattttgaatcttaGATGCTACCATAGAACATTTTGATGGGATCGAAGAAATAGGTTttggtcaaaagaaaagaatgagGAGGTGGTGGAGCCATGAGAGGAAGACAAAGAGTGGAGTGTTGAGGGGAGGGGGCAAGCAAGAGAGACAAGCACTTGGCAATTCTTTTCTCATCAACAATATATTTCTTGCTTTTTAGGTGCTCCCTGCGGTGCAGTGCAGTGAAGGCCCTACTTTTTTCCCTCAGTTGTCCATCAGAATCTCGGTGGGGAGAGAGAAGAATCTGTTTTGAATATAAGAGAGGAGGATAGATGTGGGTTTGGCGTGAATATTAGGGCACACTTTATTTGCTCTCCTCTTCTTTTTgacagaagaaaataaatagacaaaaattCCTGTGTCGAAGAATCTGTTTGCTGGGAGTGGTTCTTTTTGACTGACTGGTACACAAGCCAAAAGGCTCATCCCGCTCCCCAATAAATGTGGATTTTGCATATTCAGCCCAGAACTCATTCTCATTGTTTACGACACAAGTAAACATACAGACTAGGCGCTACTAAAGTTGGTTGGAATGGTGTACTTCTTTTCGATGTAATTAAGTTTAGTAACGCAACGTACTTTCTCTCGACAATTAAGTTTGAATttagattaaattaattaaagcaTTCATCATGATGATGCCTTTTCTTGCTAAATTCTCATTATTTTGTGGCTATTTTTAGCTCCAATTTGTATTGGATTCTGAGTGTTCCACTATGTTTCCTCGGTAAAGTCTTGTGTGAAATCAACATCTCAAGTTTGGGTTCAAAGTTTTCTGCTTTGAATCATGACTTGTTGGAATCAATGTATGCCACTTTTTTATATCCAGCCTGGACAGTCATTGCAGTATGGAAGAAAGGAGATTGGTCTGAGGGTCCTCTATTCAAAATATAGACTATTAGATGCTGCTGATGCCCAGGTGGACCACAACTATACTTAGACAGTAGACTTCATCTTTACCACGCCTAAAAAGTTTAACGGGGAATTGTTTGACGATCACATGGTGTTACTAATTAATTTACGTAAATATAGTAATGTgtttaatctaattattgatgaCGAAGTACAAGATTTTGGATAGGGTTCGTTGTGGATTTTCATGATTACTAAGGTGTGCTTAATTACGGAGTTTTGCTCTAATTTGAAAGTTCATAGTTTTGTGCGTGTGGAAGTTTTGATGCTCACTTGAGTTGATTTGCCTTCATGTTTGGCGTAATATATAACTGGATTGAAATGAACTCAATGTTAAATCATTATTTTTcacaccccaaattacttctcccacatccttttaattttttaatatttttctatcaaatattagtggtgtgtagaaaatattaaaaaatttaaaaaatgtgaGATAAGTAATttagggtgtgtgaatataatttctcttttttttttttttcttgattctTCTAAGTTGGTACCTCGACAAGTTCGAGTAGACTGGTAGAATAGATGGACTCATATTATTCAAATTTTTGGTGAACGAAATCATATAATAAGTGCTTTGACAAACCGTGGTGCTTAGTGATCTAGTTTTTGTAGTAGGACTCGGCGACAtgcttttattttctctttttgtcaTAGGAACTAGTTAAGCATGCCCAATGCATTTCATAATAGTTTAAGTGGTTATGATACCTATATATAAGAATCAAAGACATATTGAGTTTGATATTTACAACACTACTATTACACTAGTATGAGTTCAATAATCTTGAGAGTTAAACTTTAGAACCCATTAGTTTACATGTATCACACTCATGAGTTTAAATATTGGTATCACACTAAAATTTTCTAGCCCATTGCAGGATTGTGATTCCTATATGAGCTCAATATATTAGTATCACGCTCACTTTTTTCGGTCTACTATAAAATGCCTAACTATCATTTCATATAGGTCTTTATGATCTTTCCTCTATTATTTCCAAGGTTTCGCTTCATGCTCGTCAcgttctactttttttttttctttctccaagGATACGTTTGTTGTACCGAACTATTTCAGACCGAACTAGCTAGCTTTGGAAACTAAGCTAGACTGATTTAATGAAGtgtttgtgtcacatcccgatcccgacatacaaccaagatcgacacgtgacgtcaccacaTTCCTGTTTATCTATCATGTCTCGCCTCCGAGACAAGACCGCAACACAATCAATGATTTAACTAcgcattcattttcttttatttcatgggTGCATCTAACATTAGCGTTACACTACCTACATACCCTAagaagggatcaagccattcatatatagttcaccattcactaaACTCAGACATTTATCC from Pyrus communis chromosome 9, drPyrComm1.1, whole genome shotgun sequence harbors:
- the LOC137744282 gene encoding uncharacterized protein, with the translated sequence MSTRASRRVSFSPDVNEKPILYLKQGGGGCSRVGGSRSRVTGIWTFRLLKDTQVLSTPIKLLRTLRTNMARAVCIMSARKRTSRKVSSSNHLTRSRSVSDPMESHRVEALEDCIEFLNSAASLQRTNSIA
- the LOC137744811 gene encoding 26S proteasome non-ATPase regulatory subunit 7 homolog A-like, which gives rise to MDVIKTQQVSARLIEKVIVHPLVLLSIVDNYNRVAKDTRKRVVGVLLGSTYKGVVDVSNSYAVPFEEEEKDPSIWFLDHNYHEAMFSMFKRINAKEHVVGWYSTGPKLKENDLDIHSLFHNYVPNPVLVIIDVQPKELGIPTKAYYDVEEVKENATQKSQKIFVHVPSEIAAHEVEEIGVEHLLRDVKDTTISTLANEVTGKLTALKGLDARLREIRSYLDLVIDETLPLNHEILYHLQDVFNLLPNLNVADLVKGFSVKTNDMMLVIYLSSLIRSVIALHNLINNKVLNKEHEKAEDAKPATVPSAAGS
- the LOC137745589 gene encoding uncharacterized protein, with the protein product MGKASRDKRDIYYRKAKEEGWRARSAFKLLQIDEEFNIFDGVKRVVDLCAAPGSWSQVLSRKLYLPAKSSSDSKDGDVPLIVAIDLQPMAPIEGVIQVQGDITNARTAEVVIRHFDGCKADLVVCDGAPDVTGLHDMDEFVQSQLILAGLTIVTHVLKEGGKFIAKIFRGKDTSLLYCQLKLFFPIVTFAKPKSSRNSSIEAFAVCENYSPPDGFNPKDLHRLLEKVGSPSGADDLDCRSGWLEGPNKVYIPFLACGDLSGYDSDRSYPLPKDAQGSYRSLDPVQPPIAPPYKRALEMKKAFSQGITELEKLSLES